One stretch of Arachis hypogaea cultivar Tifrunner chromosome 20, arahy.Tifrunner.gnm2.J5K5, whole genome shotgun sequence DNA includes these proteins:
- the LOC112785887 gene encoding uncharacterized protein translates to MGPRTHKGVEQVSFSMITTALNFSFKASNNQREYESLIAGLRLAADLNITELKVYCDSLLIVQQHIITDNGHQFADQKFTSFLQNLKIKQHFSSVEHPQTNELAEAANKVILHALRKKLDEAKGLSAELIPEIIWAYNTTVNSTTKETPFWLVYRSDAMIPMEISQSSLRTELADQTTKDTARQTELNVAEEIRSTIVVKHLAMQQHIARRYNQRLQPRSF, encoded by the exons ATGGGTCCTCGAACCCACAAGGGTGTGGAGCAGGTATCATTCTCGATGATAACCACGGCCCTCAATTTTTCATTTAAAGCAAGCAACAATCAACGTGAGTATGAATCACTAATTGCTGGCCTTAGACTCGCTGCCGACCTAAACATCACCGAACTTAAGGTATATTGCGACTCCTTACTTATCGTCCAGCAG CACATTATCACAGATAATGGTCACCAGTTTGCTGATCAAAAATTCACATCCTTCTTGCAGAACTTGAAAATCAAACAACACTTTTCATCAGTAGAGCACCCACAAACAAACGAGTTAGCTGAAGCTGCAAATAAAGTAATACTACATGCTCTAAGAAAGAAACTAGATGAAGCAAAAGGCCTCTCGGCCGAGCTTATCCCAGAGATCATATGGGCATACAACACCACTGTCAACTCAACAACAAAGGAGACACCTTTCTGGCTAGTCTACAGGTCCGACGCAATGATACCCATGGAGATCTCCCAATCCTCACTACGCACTGAACTAGCCGACCAGACTACAAAAGACACAGCTCGGCAAACCGAACTCAATGTCGCAGAAGAAATAAGATCAACAATAGTAGTCAAACATTTGGCCATGCAACAGCACATAGCTCGAAGATATAACCAGAGACTTCAACCAAGGTCTTTCTAA